In Populus trichocarpa isolate Nisqually-1 chromosome 7, P.trichocarpa_v4.1, whole genome shotgun sequence, the following proteins share a genomic window:
- the LOC7469578 gene encoding uncharacterized protein LOC7469578 yields MANPSGTNNQDGNQAPSSFNGNNPSNGNSDPSSGSSLKHNPGISTDWTFEEQTILEEGLVDFAEETNVVRYAKIAINLPNKTVRDVALRCRWMNKKEQSKRRKEDNLARRSRDKKERHGDPSAKTSNFMAARPSVSPFATPMLPLESEEGISYDAIGGVTGDLLKQNAQILNQISANLASFQIQENLNLLRRTRDNIRKIMNQMNDVPELMKQMPPLPVKLNDDLADTILLPPNLPRP; encoded by the exons ATGGCAAACCCATCTGGGACAAATAATCAAGATGGCAATCAAGCTCCTTCTTCATTCAATGGAAACAATCCAAGTAATGGTAATTCGGACCCTTCTTCTGGTTCTTCTTTGAAGCACAATCCTGGTATATCAACTGACTGGACTTTTGAAGAACAGACAATTCTTGAAGAGGGATTGGTaga TTTTGCAGAGGAAACAAACGTAGTACGTTATGCAAAGATAGCTATTAATCTACCAAACAAGACAGTCCGAGATGTTGCTTTGCGTTGCAGATGGATGAAT AAAAAGGAACAGAGCAAGCGAAGGAAGGAAGATAATCTAGCACGTAGAAGTAGAGATAAAAAG GAAAGACATGGTGATCCTTCTGCAAAGACTTCTAACTTCATGGCTGCCCGCCCCAGTGTTTCTCCATTTGCAACTCCAATGCTGCCACTGGAAAGTGAAGAAGGCATCTCATATGATG CAATTGGTGGAGTTACAGGAGACCTTCTTAAGCAAAATGCACAGATTCTAAATCAAATTTCTGCAAACCTTGCAAGTTTTCAG ATACAGGAGAACCTCAATCTTCTCCGCCGAACGCGTGACAACATCCGCAAAATTATGAACCA GATGAATGATGTGCCAGAACTAATGAAGCAGATGCCACCACTTCCAGTCAAGTTGAACGATGATCTAGCTGACACCATCCTTCTGCCTCCAAACCTTCCTAGGCCATAA
- the LOC7491729 gene encoding probable peroxidase 26: MRRGQKCVFFPLLAIALCLCIANVDAGITLQPPVKLKWHYYRQHTTCTYAEEFVRHQVELFWKADRSITAKLLRLLYSDCFVTGCDASILLDGPDSEKTAPQNWGLGGFVAIDKIKEVLEIRCPGVVSCADILNLATRDAVHLAGGPAYPVFTGRRDGVSSKASTVDLPSPSISGGEALAYFKSRGLDVLDLGTLLGAHSMGRTHCRYILDRLYNFNNTGRPDPSMNKAFADQMRKQCPQRTKKGQSDPLVFLNPESSSKYTFTESFYKRVLSYQSVLGVDQQLLFSNDTLQITQEFAGGFEYLRRSLALSMSRMGNINVLTGNAGEIRRNCRYINDGKPQ; this comes from the exons atgaggagaggtcagaagTGCGTGTTTTTCCCGCTACTGGCTATTGCATTATGCTTGTGTATAGCAAATGTGGATGCCGGGATAACACTGCAACCACCGGTAAAGTTGAAATGGCATTACTACCGGCAGCATACTACATGCACCTATGCAGAGGAGTTTGTTAGGCACCAGGTAGAGTTATTTTGGAAGGCAGATAGAAGCATTACTGCCAAGCTTCTTCGGTTGCTCTACTCGGATTGCTTTGTGACT GGCTGTGATGCATCGATTCTTCTTGACGGACCAGACTCAGAGAAGACAGCTCCACAAAACTGGGGTCTCGGAGGATTTGTGgccattgacaaaataaaagaagttcTTGAGATACGGTGTCCTGGTGTTGTCTCTTGTGCTGATATTCTCAACCTGGCTACCAGGGATGCTGTTCATTTG GCAGGCGGACCAGCTTATCCCGTGTTCACAGGAAGAAGGGATGGAGTGTCATCAAAAGCATCAACGGTGGATCTCCCATCACCATCCATCTCAGGGGGAGAAGCATTGGCATATTTCAAGTCTAGAGGCCTGGATGTGTTGGACCTGGGAACACTATTAG GGGCACACTCAATGGGGAGAACACATTGTCGCTACATTTTGGACCGACTGTACAATTTCAACAATACCGGAAGGCCAGACCCAAGCATGAACAAAGCATTTGCAGATCAAATGAGAAAGCAATGTCCCCAAAGAACCAAAAAGGGCCAATCTGACCCACTGGTGTTTCTAAACCCAGAATCTAGCTCTAAATACACCTTTACAGAATCCTTCTACAAGAGGGTTCTCTCCTACCAGTCTGTCCTAGGAGTTGATCAGCAACTACTTTTCAGCAATGACACACTACAGATAACACAAGAATTTGCTGGTGGTTTTGAGTACTTAAGAAGGTCACTTGCTCTATCAATGAGTAGGATGGGAAACATCAATGTGCTAACGGGAAATGCAGGAGAGATACGCCGAAATTGCCGATACATAAATGATGGCAAACCCCAATAA